Proteins found in one Aquibium microcysteis genomic segment:
- a CDS encoding peptidoglycan-binding protein, translating into MTFTEWLQGRLVAHGYRIRVDGQNGGETKAALIAFQQTAGLRVTAVADEKTVAALRMNPRQGSAAPAPAPEQTMPPWMAEMHRRMGLHEVRDNAVLIAWLKIGKFLGNPAELPWCGDGVESAFVKGLPLEPLPANPFFAQNWIKFGWGMADAHVGAVGVIKWSPAAGHVGIVADSNRTDVCLLGANQSNAVTLAWFPRSNFIGFRWPKTFPLKAYPPLKGGKAGDMAGTR; encoded by the coding sequence ATGACTTTCACCGAGTGGCTGCAGGGCCGCCTGGTCGCGCACGGCTATCGAATCCGTGTCGACGGGCAGAACGGCGGCGAGACCAAGGCGGCGCTGATCGCCTTCCAGCAGACGGCCGGCCTGCGGGTCACGGCCGTGGCGGACGAGAAGACCGTCGCGGCCCTGCGCATGAACCCGCGGCAGGGATCGGCAGCGCCCGCGCCCGCGCCGGAGCAGACCATGCCGCCGTGGATGGCGGAGATGCACCGCCGGATGGGCCTGCATGAGGTCCGCGACAACGCGGTGCTCATCGCCTGGCTGAAGATCGGCAAGTTCCTCGGCAACCCGGCCGAGCTGCCGTGGTGCGGCGACGGCGTCGAGAGCGCCTTCGTCAAGGGGCTGCCGCTCGAGCCGTTGCCGGCGAATCCGTTCTTCGCGCAGAACTGGATCAAGTTCGGCTGGGGCATGGCGGATGCGCATGTCGGCGCGGTGGGCGTGATCAAGTGGTCGCCTGCGGCCGGGCATGTGGGCATCGTTGCGGATTCGAACCGCACCGATGTGTGCCTTCTCGGCGCGAACCAGTCGAATGCGGTGACCTTGGCCTGGTTCCCCCGCAGCAATTTCATCGGCTTCCGCTGGCCGAAGACCTTCCCGCTGAAGGCCTATCCGCCGCTGAAAGGCGGCAAGGCCGGAGACATGGCGGGGACGCGGTGA
- a CDS encoding DUF1353 domain-containing protein, which translates to MSAFTDSLAVTPRADGRWVLLSPLRWEIGAKGSGMMWVVPAGYSCDLATIPALARAIFDPSDGRFAKAAVLHDHMLESGFDRLTAAAEFHSALRADGVARWRRLVMFLAVALWRYD; encoded by the coding sequence GTGAGCGCCTTCACCGACAGCCTGGCGGTGACGCCGCGGGCGGATGGCCGGTGGGTGCTGCTCTCGCCTCTCAGGTGGGAGATCGGCGCAAAGGGGTCGGGCATGATGTGGGTGGTCCCCGCCGGCTACTCCTGCGATCTGGCCACCATCCCGGCGCTGGCTCGCGCCATCTTCGATCCGAGCGATGGCCGCTTCGCGAAGGCGGCCGTGCTTCACGACCACATGCTCGAGTCCGGCTTCGACCGGCTCACCGCGGCGGCGGAGTTCCATTCCGCGCTGAGGGCCGACGGTGTCGCCCGATGGCGGCGCCTGGTCATGTTTCTGGCAGTCGCGCTGTGGCGCTACGACTGA
- a CDS encoding DUF4376 domain-containing protein — protein MPAYIENAGTFALWRGEAIDGILHSLQIADLWSEAELAEVGLYRPAEADPVPEGQRIVSTSVERVDGVVKFVHELAPIVPTADDVDAERDRRIASDFTFGGVVYQSRPSDLKNIAGASTAALGAMMAGAQPGDLFWHGGTSEFTWIAADNSTTPMDAQTLFAFGQAAMAHKQAHIFAARALKDMDPIPSDYATNEAYWP, from the coding sequence ATGCCCGCTTACATCGAGAATGCAGGCACCTTTGCCCTGTGGCGCGGCGAGGCCATCGACGGAATCCTGCATTCGCTTCAGATCGCAGACCTGTGGTCCGAAGCGGAACTCGCAGAGGTCGGGCTCTATCGCCCGGCCGAAGCCGACCCCGTACCGGAAGGCCAGCGGATCGTGAGCACTTCCGTCGAACGGGTTGACGGCGTGGTCAAGTTCGTCCACGAGCTGGCCCCGATCGTTCCGACGGCCGACGACGTCGACGCCGAGCGAGATCGTCGCATCGCCAGCGACTTCACGTTCGGCGGCGTAGTCTATCAGTCGCGACCGAGCGACCTCAAGAACATCGCGGGCGCCTCGACGGCGGCGCTCGGCGCCATGATGGCCGGCGCGCAGCCGGGCGATCTCTTCTGGCACGGCGGTACGTCGGAGTTCACCTGGATCGCCGCCGACAACAGCACGACGCCGATGGACGCGCAGACGCTGTTCGCCTTTGGGCAGGCGGCCATGGCTCACAAGCAGGCGCACATCTTCGCGGCCCGCGCGCTGAAGGACATGGACCCGATCCCGTCCGACTACGCCACCAACGAGGCCTACTGGCCGTGA
- a CDS encoding head decoration protein yields the protein MATILKFKRRSAGGAAGAPAALKSGEVAHNEADNTLYIGKGDDGSGNATAVVPLAGTGAFVDKATSQTIDGVKTFSSSPVVPAPTTDLQAATKKYVDDAVAGAAVADGSISNAKLADMANATIKGRASAGTGDPEDLSAGQVKTLLALTKSDVGLANVDNTSDANKPVSSATQTALNAKANLASPTFTGTPAAPTAAGGTNTTQIATTAFVQAAFGNNSVTNAKLADMATGTIKGRATAGTGDPEDLTAAEAKALLALTKSDVGLNNVDNTSDASKPISTATQTALNAKANLASPALTGTPTAPTAAAGVNTTQIATTAFVQAALSALIDSAPGTLDTLNELAAALGDDPNFASTITTSLATKLVKSANLSDLTDAAAARGNLGLGSMATQAANAVAITGGSIDGVTIDGGTF from the coding sequence ATGGCAACGATTCTGAAGTTCAAGCGGCGCTCTGCGGGCGGCGCGGCCGGCGCGCCCGCGGCCCTGAAGTCGGGTGAGGTCGCGCACAACGAGGCCGACAACACGCTCTACATCGGCAAGGGCGATGACGGCTCCGGCAACGCGACGGCGGTCGTTCCGCTCGCGGGCACCGGCGCCTTCGTCGACAAGGCGACCAGCCAGACGATCGACGGCGTGAAGACGTTCTCGTCTTCGCCGGTGGTGCCGGCGCCGACCACCGACCTGCAGGCAGCGACGAAGAAGTATGTCGACGACGCTGTCGCCGGGGCGGCGGTGGCGGACGGCAGCATCTCGAACGCCAAGCTCGCGGACATGGCCAACGCCACGATCAAGGGCCGGGCGAGCGCGGGCACCGGCGACCCCGAGGATCTTTCGGCGGGGCAGGTGAAGACGCTGCTGGCTCTGACCAAGAGCGATGTCGGCCTGGCCAATGTCGACAACACGTCCGATGCGAACAAGCCGGTCAGCTCCGCGACGCAGACCGCCTTGAACGCCAAGGCGAACCTGGCATCGCCGACGTTCACCGGGACTCCCGCGGCCCCGACGGCTGCCGGCGGCACCAACACGACGCAGATCGCGACGACGGCTTTCGTCCAGGCAGCCTTCGGCAACAACAGCGTCACGAACGCGAAGCTCGCCGATATGGCGACCGGCACGATCAAGGGCCGCGCTACGGCGGGGACCGGAGACCCCGAAGACCTCACCGCCGCCGAGGCGAAGGCGCTTCTGGCGCTGACCAAGAGCGACGTGGGGCTGAACAATGTCGACAACACCAGCGACGCCAGCAAGCCGATCTCGACGGCGACGCAGACGGCGCTGAATGCCAAGGCGAACCTCGCGTCGCCGGCCCTCACGGGAACGCCGACGGCGCCGACGGCGGCGGCGGGCGTGAACACCACGCAGATCGCGACCACCGCCTTCGTGCAGGCCGCGCTGTCGGCGCTGATCGATAGCGCGCCCGGCACGCTCGACACGCTCAACGAACTCGCGGCCGCCCTCGGCGACGACCCGAACTTCGCGAGCACCATCACCACCTCGCTCGCCACCAAGCTCGTCAAGTCGGCGAACTTGTCCGACCTGACCGATGCGGCGGCGGCGCGCGGGAACCTGGGCCTCGGCTCCATGGCGACGCAGGCGGCCAACGCCGTCGCCATCACCGGCGGCTCGATTGACGGCGTCACGATCGATGGAGGCACCTTCTGA
- a CDS encoding tail protein X produces MRERYLTAADGSVAYVSVDGDMVDLIAHVYYGSHLGNTERVYDANPGLSARGPVLPAGVVVKLPELPVKAATAKPFRRLWD; encoded by the coding sequence ATGCGAGAACGATACCTGACGGCCGCCGATGGTTCGGTGGCCTATGTGAGCGTCGACGGCGACATGGTCGACCTCATCGCCCACGTCTACTACGGCAGCCACCTCGGCAATACCGAAAGGGTCTACGACGCGAACCCGGGCCTGTCGGCCCGCGGCCCTGTCCTGCCCGCGGGTGTCGTCGTCAAGCTCCCCGAACTCCCCGTGAAGGCGGCCACGGCCAAGCCGTTCCGTCGCCTGTGGGATTGA
- a CDS encoding phage late control D family protein encodes MPVPVFFLSANGQDVTANFAGINMSMTITDGEGLKADTLQLQLDDIDGSIIAPETGAILNPVGGYEGNLRDFGLFIVDSVAFAGWPQTITVNAKSVAAKSLAKQREPKAYRKEEYPTYGDIFGEVAGKVGLQLEMAGELKSLPNPYEAQAEEDGLEFLTRLGAKINAAVTVKSQRLVVVVKGKGQSASGGALDVLVVSPGINLISYTVTEADEPKHGEVEATYYDRAKNERKTVSESTGLEGPKLLLRSPFSEEGEAKRAARAKAEELKRIQATASFEIDGAPFAQAEAYAEVSGCRPRVDGRWRIKTATHNFSATGPYTTSLECETPTE; translated from the coding sequence ATGCCGGTCCCCGTCTTCTTCCTCAGCGCGAACGGCCAGGACGTGACGGCCAATTTCGCGGGCATCAACATGTCGATGACGATCACCGACGGCGAGGGGCTGAAGGCTGATACGCTCCAGCTGCAGCTCGACGACATCGACGGCTCCATCATCGCCCCGGAGACCGGAGCGATCCTCAACCCGGTCGGCGGCTACGAGGGCAATCTGCGCGACTTCGGCCTGTTCATCGTCGACTCGGTGGCCTTCGCCGGGTGGCCGCAGACGATCACGGTCAACGCCAAGTCGGTCGCGGCCAAGTCGCTCGCCAAGCAGCGAGAGCCGAAAGCCTACCGCAAGGAGGAGTACCCCACCTACGGCGACATCTTCGGCGAGGTGGCCGGCAAGGTCGGCCTGCAGCTGGAGATGGCCGGCGAGCTGAAGAGCCTGCCGAACCCCTACGAAGCGCAGGCCGAGGAGGACGGGCTCGAGTTCCTGACCCGGCTCGGCGCCAAGATCAACGCGGCCGTCACGGTGAAGAGCCAGCGGCTGGTCGTCGTGGTGAAGGGCAAGGGGCAGAGCGCCAGCGGCGGCGCACTCGACGTGCTGGTCGTGTCGCCCGGCATCAACCTGATCAGCTACACCGTGACGGAGGCCGACGAGCCGAAGCACGGCGAGGTCGAGGCCACCTACTACGACCGCGCCAAGAACGAGCGGAAGACGGTCTCCGAGTCGACGGGACTCGAGGGGCCGAAGCTGCTCCTGCGATCTCCCTTCAGCGAGGAGGGGGAGGCTAAGCGCGCAGCCAGGGCGAAAGCCGAGGAGCTGAAGCGGATCCAGGCGACCGCGTCCTTCGAGATCGACGGCGCGCCCTTCGCGCAGGCGGAAGCCTATGCCGAGGTCAGCGGGTGCCGGCCGCGTGTCGACGGCCGCTGGCGCATCAAGACCGCGACGCACAATTTCTCGGCGACCGGTCCCTACACCACGTCGCTCGAGTGCGAGACGCCCACCGAGTGA
- a CDS encoding phage tail protein: MMLMAWGPFRFTVPNYSVETIRRTIQPRVEAQPVIRATPPVHRLGPGNEAIVLESTFHPRHLNGRGLAQLAGVRQAVNALTPMMLAHINGAGINIFGVWIATSIEDEQTLLDTAGTPQAVTTSLNLMQYGGGGARGAALSAVLGAANFGASLTAGPLSLGVRVGIGF, encoded by the coding sequence ATGATGCTCATGGCCTGGGGACCGTTCCGGTTCACCGTCCCGAACTATTCGGTCGAGACGATCCGGCGGACCATCCAGCCGCGTGTCGAGGCTCAGCCGGTCATCCGCGCCACGCCGCCGGTGCACCGGCTGGGACCCGGCAACGAAGCCATCGTGCTCGAGTCGACCTTCCACCCGCGGCACCTCAACGGCCGCGGGCTGGCGCAGCTGGCGGGCGTGCGCCAGGCGGTGAACGCGCTCACGCCGATGATGCTCGCCCATATCAACGGGGCGGGCATCAACATCTTCGGTGTGTGGATCGCCACGTCGATCGAGGACGAGCAGACCCTGCTCGATACCGCCGGCACGCCGCAGGCGGTCACGACTTCGCTCAACCTCATGCAGTATGGGGGAGGCGGGGCGCGGGGCGCGGCGCTTTCGGCTGTGCTGGGGGCGGCGAACTTCGGCGCGTCTCTCACCGCCGGGCCGCTCAGCCTCGGCGTTCGGGTGGGGATCGGTTTCTGA